In Atribacterota bacterium, a genomic segment contains:
- a CDS encoding CBS domain-containing protein produces the protein MKIKDFMHRNTASVLSNCSLEEVIKIMALQRINGIPIVDENQKVIGFISQHDIIKALLPNYLTVISSNIFLTEFIQLSKKLKEYAHFQVKEFMNKEVITINEDDNEVMAADLLIRYKIHHLPVLRNGYLAGIVTMRDLLKAMIEQEEEQESNQEQET, from the coding sequence TTGAAAATAAAAGATTTTATGCATAGAAATACAGCCAGTGTATTATCTAATTGTAGTTTAGAAGAAGTAATTAAAATTATGGCTTTACAACGTATAAATGGTATTCCGATTGTAGATGAAAATCAAAAGGTTATTGGCTTTATTTCTCAGCATGATATCATAAAGGCACTATTGCCCAATTATTTAACGGTTATCAGTAGTAATATTTTTTTAACTGAATTTATACAACTTTCCAAGAAACTAAAAGAATATGCCCATTTCCAGGTAAAGGAATTTATGAACAAAGAAGTTATTACTATAAATGAGGATGATAATGAAGTTATGGCCGCTGATTTGTTAATAAGATACAAAATCCACCATTTGCCAGTTTTACGTAATGGTTATCTGGCAGGAATTGTCACCATGAGGGATTTATTAAAGGCGATGATTGAACAAGAAGAAGAGCAAGAAAGCAATCAGGAGCAAGAAACATGA
- a CDS encoding hexose kinase, whose translation MITTVTLNPSLDMILKLDRLKLNQYNLVKRVTRIPGGKGINISKAVRVYGLETMALGFLGGHNSHYITEQLRQYSITTNFWHIEEETRENVIIIEENNNTHTLLSEPGPEISEHDLNHFKSIFFRVMAQSKVVALSGSLPSKVPDDVYFQLIELAHQRNVLTILDATGTAFDKGLQAKPFLARPDLRATGYRFFNKKIDSQESALEIAQEIIKHDVKIAIVSLGDNKDVIVTEEGSWLAESTADSFVNIVGRDESVIAGFAIKITSEEKEQMADIIQFAMACGLASSLTDSEVFHSRDDITACLPSIKVTELK comes from the coding sequence ATGATTACTACGGTAACTCTTAATCCATCTCTTGATATGATACTGAAGTTAGATAGGCTCAAGCTGAACCAGTATAATTTAGTAAAAAGAGTAACCAGAATTCCAGGTGGAAAGGGTATTAATATTTCTAAGGCAGTTAGGGTTTATGGGCTTGAAACCATGGCTTTAGGTTTTTTAGGTGGCCATAATAGTCATTATATTACAGAACAACTCAGGCAATATTCTATTACTACCAACTTCTGGCATATTGAAGAAGAAACCAGGGAAAATGTGATTATCATTGAAGAAAATAATAATACCCATACCTTGTTAAGTGAACCGGGGCCTGAGATATCTGAGCATGATCTTAATCATTTTAAGTCAATATTTTTCAGAGTGATGGCTCAGAGTAAGGTTGTTGCTCTTTCTGGTAGTCTTCCCAGTAAGGTACCGGATGACGTATATTTTCAATTGATTGAATTAGCACACCAGAGAAATGTTCTTACTATTCTTGATGCCACGGGGACTGCCTTTGATAAGGGTTTACAGGCAAAGCCATTTTTAGCAAGACCAGATTTACGGGCTACAGGATACAGATTTTTCAATAAAAAAATAGACAGCCAAGAATCAGCATTGGAGATTGCTCAAGAAATTATTAAGCATGATGTAAAAATTGCTATTGTTTCTCTTGGGGATAATAAAGATGTTATTGTTACTGAGGAAGGGTCGTGGTTAGCAGAAAGTACTGCTGATAGCTTTGTCAATATTGTTGGAAGAGATGAGTCAGTAATTGCTGGCTTTGCTATTAAAATTACTTCAGAAGAGAAAGAGCAAATGGCCGATATCATTCAGTTTGCTATGGCTTGCGGCTTAGCTAGTTCTCTTACTGATAGTGAGGTATTTCACAGTAGAGATGATATCACCGCCTGTCTGCCCTCCATTAAAGTAACTGAACTAAAATGA
- a CDS encoding rhomboid family intramembrane serine protease, with protein sequence MLPLWDEIPTRKVPIITIVLVLINCLVYYYQFFIVIDQNIFIYAYGLIPFEITKGVDLFPPGPSPIYFTVLSSMFMHGSFVHLFGNMLYLWIFGNNVEDYLGKFRYIIFYVLSGVFAALGQVIVSSNSQIPMIGASGAVAGVLGAYFILFPRARITTLIFFGFFIRLIKLPALFVLGLWIIFQLFYGLSDLSSSGGVTGVAWFAHIGGFIGGIILIKLFNTRKRHYYQ encoded by the coding sequence ATGTTACCATTGTGGGATGAAATACCAACCAGAAAAGTGCCAATAATCACCATAGTTCTTGTATTAATTAATTGTTTGGTCTATTATTATCAATTTTTTATAGTAATTGATCAAAATATATTTATTTATGCCTATGGATTAATTCCTTTTGAGATTACTAAAGGAGTAGATTTATTTCCGCCTGGTCCTTCTCCTATTTATTTTACTGTTCTTTCTTCTATGTTTATGCATGGTAGTTTTGTCCATCTATTTGGCAATATGCTTTATCTATGGATTTTTGGGAACAACGTGGAAGATTATCTGGGAAAATTTCGCTATATCATTTTTTATGTACTATCGGGAGTTTTTGCTGCTTTGGGGCAAGTAATAGTCAGTTCAAATTCCCAGATACCCATGATTGGAGCTAGTGGAGCAGTGGCTGGTGTTTTGGGTGCTTATTTTATCCTTTTTCCGAGAGCAAGAATTACTACTCTTATCTTTTTTGGATTCTTTATTAGATTAATAAAATTGCCAGCATTATTTGTATTAGGACTCTGGATTATCTTTCAATTGTTCTATGGCTTGTCAGACTTATCATCATCGGGAGGAGTAACAGGTGTTGCCTGGTTTGCTCATATTGGAGGATTTATCGGGGGAATAATTTTAATTAAATTATTTAATACCAGAAAAAGGCATTATTATCAATAA